The nucleotide window ATATCATCGACAGCACAAATGTTGACGTGTCCGAGGTGAACATCCGAGCCTCAGGCAACTCGACGGTGATCGGCACTGCGTATGACGACCGTATTGAGGCGGCTACGATTGGCTCGTACGAAGCTAAGGGTGGGCAGGTTAGCTTTAACGGCGGCGCTGGCAACGACACACTGATCGGTAACGATGGTGCCGACACCCTCAACGGTGGTACTGGGGCAGACGAGCTGAGGGGCCTTGTTGGCAACGACACCTACGTCGTCGACAACGCTGGCGACCGGGTGATCGAGAGGCTTGATGAAGGCACCGACACGGTTCGGTCGTCCATCAGCTACTCGCTTGGCGCCAATGTCGAGAAGCTGGTTCTGACCGGATCGGCCGATCTCGACGGCGCCGGCAATGCCCTCGACAATACGCTCACCGGAAATGCCGGCGATAACACGCTTGATGGCGGCACTGGATCAGACTTCCTGTCTGGTGGTGCGGGCGATGACTTCCTCATCGGCGGAGCCGGGGCGGATTTGATCGCGGGCGGATCTGGGACCAACACGGCCAGCTACGAGACCTCGGCCTCGGGTGTGACGGTCAACCTGACGACGCTGGTGAACTCCGGCGGCGATGCTCAGGGCGACTCCCTCAGCGGCATCAACAACCTGGTTGGCAGCAGCCAGGCCGACCGCCTGACCGGCAATGAAGATGCCAACGTGCTGCGCGGTGGCGGTGGTGCGGACGTGCTCTCCGGCCAGGGCGGCGACGACCGCTTGGTGATCACCGGAGATGCGGACTTCGCGTCGAGTGCCCTCAATGGCGGCAAGGGCGACGACAGCCTGTTCTTCGTCGGCGGAGGAGACGTGACTCTTGGTTCCGGCAGCATCCGGTCCGTCGAGCAGATCTACGTCCGGAACGGCGGCAGCCTCGACATGAGCGAGCTGACGACGGGCCAGAACGTGATCTCCGATAGCGTCAAGGGCGAGAGCATCACGATCATCGGTTCGGCCGGTGCCGATCGCATCGAGGCCGGCAAGGGCGGGGATATGATCGAAGGTAGCGGTGGCAGTGACAAACTGTTTGCTGGCGCTGGCTCGGATACGTTCGCGTTCAACGCAGGCTTTGGTCGAGACAACGTCTACGGCTTCAGCACGGCGAAGGACCACTTCGATGTGTCGTCGCTGGTAGACAGCTTCGATGACGTGAACATTCGCAGCCTGAACGGAGGGAAGGATGCCGTCATCACATTCGATGGCGCTGGGGCCGCGAACAAGATCATCGTGCACGATGTCGACGCTGCCACGCTGACTGCCGACCACTTCCTGTTCGGCGCCTGACCGCCAGCAGACTGAAACGATTGACCCCGCCCGGTGAGAGCCGGAGCGGGGTTTTTCGTACGTCTGGGCTCACGAGAGCGTGATTGAGCTTGGAGTTTTCGGCAATCCGCCGTTCATTCTGGGTGGTCCATCACTGCGCCGGACCACTTCAGGGAGGCAGTTATGCGCACTCGTTTAAGGCAGATCCTTCTGACGATCGCGGCCTGTGTCGGCCTGGCTTCCGTCGCCGAAGCGGCGCCGCTGCCTATCGCCGGGGCCAGCGATTCCTCGCGTGAAGCGATCGAGACCGTACAGTACTATGGCGGTGGCTATGGCTATCGAGGCGGCGGCTACGGCTACGGTCACTCACCCGAGCACCGCTATCGGCAGCACATTCGCCGCGAGTTCCTCCATGAGCGTCGCTACGATGCCCACCTGCGCCGCCAGGATCAGCATTATCGTCGCGCGTACCGTTACGGGTACTAAGAGAACGCAACTCGCTACGGGCAGCGCCCCTCACACCTATGATGACCCCGCCCGGAGCTATCCGGAGCGGGGTTTTTCCTTCGTCTCGGTGACGAGCGGCAGTTGGTACGGATTCCTTACGTACTGACGGCTCGTGCAGCATTGCTGTTGCAAATGGGTCTGGCTGAGGCCGCTGCGGGGTATCCGTACCTAAAAGGGGAACGCCTTTAATCGGCCGAAAGACATTCAGCAACATAATTTCACGTTAACGAGTATTTTATTGCCTGACATTTATTATTGATTATACTCGCAGACGGTGTAGTCAAATGTCTAGATTGCAGGCGCCACTTGCAGACAACGCTTCTGGCTTACTTATGGATCGGGCTCCGCGAAGTAGTACAAATTGGATTGCGGTGATCCGGACTAAAGAAGGCGTTGAAATCCCATGCAACGTCAAAGACGTCTCTAAGTCTGGGGCAAAAATTGGCGTTCCTTCGTCCTACCAACTGCCTGAAAGCTTCATGCTTAAGGTGATTGGAAAGGATTTTGTGCTGCAAGTTAGTTTAGTTTGGCGAAGCGGAAACTTCGTTGGAGTAAAGATTGATCAGGTTGGGAAGTTAGCGGTCCGCGTCGAAGCTGATTTAACGCAAAATGAGGCAACCCAGGCTTCGCACCACCTGATAGGAAGTCGGCGCAGCCGCGTCTCTAAGTTTTGATATTAGGTAGGGAGGCTTGCTGCGTACGATCCTTTTTGGGCAATTTGTCGCCCGCACGCCAAGACCGAAGCAGGCCGCTTGCTTCTGTCAATGAGGCGACCAGATCTAGCATTGTACCAAAGTACTGTACCGCTCCAAAAGGTTGCGGTTGGAGATTGTCGGTAATCATCTAGAGTGCAGCTGGAAAATGGTGCCCAATTGTTCCGCCTCAATCAAGGGCATGAAAGTGGCAGATCCATCACAGGTTCCAGCTGTTAGCCTAACCAATCTGACATCGCCAGTTTACCGAGCGCTCCTCCTCCACAAGAGCGGGACGGTAGTAAATATATTCCGTGTCCTGGCTCAGGACGATGACGAGGCAACCGAGTGTGCCAAAGCCCTGGTGGATGGTCACGCCGTCGAGCTTTGGGATGGCCTACGCTTCATTGAGCACTTCCCCGCAGTTGATTGATGTTTTGAGCGGTCGCCTTTTGTACAAGCGGCCGCCGATCCTAAACCTATTCAACGAGATATGCCGCCGTCGGGGCTAAAAGGTGTTATCGTACGATACCCGACCGTTTAAGGGATCGTTAACCATCCACCCCACACCATGAGCCTCACTCAGAGGCCCGCCATGACGCTCACGGTTTTCGATCCGATCTCGGGCAAGCTGGTGACGATTGAGCTTCCCGTGCGGAAGCCATGCCCCTGACCCTCTACCGCATCGGACCTGACGAGCATCACCTGATCCAGGGCGGTGAGGTCGTCGGC belongs to Methylobacterium sp. 77 and includes:
- a CDS encoding PilZ domain-containing protein → MSRLQAPLADNASGLLMDRAPRSSTNWIAVIRTKEGVEIPCNVKDVSKSGAKIGVPSSYQLPESFMLKVIGKDFVLQVSLVWRSGNFVGVKIDQVGKLAVRVEADLTQNEATQASHHLIGSRRSRVSKF